A genomic window from Salvia splendens isolate huo1 chromosome 11, SspV2, whole genome shotgun sequence includes:
- the LOC121755208 gene encoding uncharacterized protein LOC121755208, which yields MSDQDVEKEAHSIYKGDGGNDFHDLDGSNSKRTKTFESGEYTIPSNPETPTSGHSTSSRPIGRDKAKRKGKGKVTQSDSINAQCVADLHALRLAKDNENEIARARLQLEREKLDRPSMKMYQKMLLKLLEKEHLSPEDQDMKRNLTEILFGK from the exons ATGAGCGACCAGGATGTTGAGAAGGAAGCTCATAGCATCTACAAAGGCGACGGAGGCAACGACTTTCATGATTTG GATGGTAGCAACTCAAAGAGGACAAAGACTTTTGAATCCGGCGAGTATACTATCCCTTCAAATCCGGAAACTCCAACATCTGGACATTCAACTAGTTCTCGACCTATAGGCAGAGACAAggcaaaaagaaaaggaaaaggcaAGGTAACACAATCTGATTCTATTAATGCACAATGCGTTGCAGATCTTCATGCACTTAGGCTAGCTAAAGATAATGAGAACGAAATAGCAAGGGCTCGACTGCAGCTAGAACGTGAAAAGCTGGATAGGCCATCTATGAAGATGTACCAAAAAATGTTGCTTAAGTTGTTGGAGAAAGAGCACTTGTCCCCAGAAGATCAAGACATGAAACGCAACCTAACAGAGATTCTGTTTGGAAAATGA
- the LOC121755167 gene encoding uncharacterized protein LOC121755167 — protein MSSSENSSLSSDSSSDDSNTIALNQWEERVSQQNHQIYTIFENMLSNIPNLTAGVQASRVRKRYCDRQREIGAERLINDYFGPNPTYGPKVFRHRFRMHKSVFLRIVEAVTANDEYFQERRDAARRQSLSSLQKCTGAMRVLAYGTSSDVVDEYLRMSSTATRDSLMHFIDGVISCFGATYLRRPTEQDMARLLYVADQRGFPGMIGSIDCMHWQWKNCPNAWAGQYTGRSGKPTIILEAVASYDLWIWHAFFGTPGSCNDINVLPRSPVFDDVLEGRAPYVNYVVNGHQYNRAYYLTDGIYPAWATFVKSITYPQTQKHKLFAQHQESIRKDVERVCGVLQARFAFLRRPCLVWDKILMGKIMMACIIMHNMTVEDERDTYQNYYYATEFIQDTHTRVHEENVEAFRYSTQRIGSLSSYMTNRAQLRNREAHIAL, from the coding sequence ATGTCTTCCAGTGAAAACTCATCACTTTCATCAGATTCAAGTTCTGATGATTCAAATACCATTGCACTCAATCAATGGGAAGAACGAGTTTCTcaacaaaatcatcaaatttataCAATTTTTGAGAATATGTTATCTAACATTCCCAATCTAACTGCAGGGGTCCAAGCTTCTAGAGTCAGAAAACGGTATTGTGACAGGCAACGCGAGATTGGTGCTGAGCGTTTGATCAATGACTATTTTGGTCCCAACCCGACATACGGACCAAAGGTGTTCCGACACCGATTTCGCATGCACAAATCCGTATTCCTTCGGATAGTAGAAGCTGTAACTGCTAACGATGAGTATTTTCAGGAGAGACGCGATGCTGCTAGGAGACAAAGTTTGTCCTCTTTACAGAAGTGTACAGGAGCTATGCGGGTGTTGGCGTATGGGACATCATCCGATGTCGTCGATGAATATTTGCGGATGAGTTCAACGGCGACAAGAGATTCTCTAATGCATTTTATTGATGGTGTTATTTCATGTTTTGGTGCCACATATCTTAGAAGACCTACTGAACAAGATATGGCTAGACTTCTATATGTAGCAGATCAACGTGGTTTCCCAGGCATGATAGGGAGTATagactgcatgcattggcagTGGAAAAATTGTCCTAACGCATGGGCTGGACAATATACAGGGAGAAGTGGAAAACCAACGATCATTTTGGAAGCTGTGGCATCATACGACTTATGGATATGGCATGCATTCTTTGGGACTCCAGGTTCGTGCAATGATATTAATGTACTCCCTCGGTCTCCTGTTTTTGATGATGTCTTAGAAGGTCGAGCACCATATGTTAATTACGTTGTGAATGGTCATCAATATAATAGGGCGTATTATCTTACTGATGGCATATATCCTGCATGGGCTACATTTGTCAAGTCAATCACTTATCCACAAACTCAAAAGCATAAGTTGTTTGCTCAACACCAAGAGTCTATTAGAAAAGATGTTGAGCGAGTATGTGGAGTCCTACAAGCACGTTTCGCATTTTTGCGAAGGCCGTGTCTTGTATGGGATAAGATTTTGATGGGAAAAATTATGATGGCTTgtatcatcatgcataatatgACAGTAGAAGATGAACGTGATacatatcaaaattattattatgcCACTGAGTTTATTCAAGATACGCATACAAGAGTACATGAAGAAAATGTTGAAGCCTTTCGCTATTCCACTCAACGGATCGGGAGCTTGTCATCATATATGACTAATCGAGCTCAACTCCGCAATAGAGAAGCTCATATTGCTCTTTGA